Proteins from one Candidatus Omnitrophota bacterium genomic window:
- the eno gene encoding phosphopyruvate hydratase, which produces MKKPVISKVKAREILDSRGNPTVEVDVLLSDGTLGRAAVPSGASTGEHEALELRDGDKARYGGKGTLKAVANVDGIIAPKVKGMDPFKQKELDKFMIALDGTPTKSKLGANAILGVSLAAARAAANSKGLPLYRYLGGTKAVTLPVPLMNIINGGLHADNSLDLQEFMIAPIGAANFHEALRMGAETFHALKSILKKRGDSTAVGDEGGFAPNLKSNEEALELIVQAITAAGYKPGKDISIALDPASSSFYKNGEYVFKAEGAKTAEDMIDMYAGWIEKYPIVSIEDGLAENDWAGWKKMTKELGGKIQLIGDDLFVTNVKFLKKGIEEGCANSILIKVNQIGSLSETLDTISLALKNGYTAVISHRSGETEDTTIADLAVATNVGQIKTGSLCRSERIAKYNQLLRIEEELGKKAVYGGRTWRKRG; this is translated from the coding sequence ATGAAAAAACCGGTGATTTCTAAAGTAAAAGCCCGCGAGATACTCGATTCGCGCGGCAACCCCACAGTCGAAGTAGACGTATTATTGAGCGACGGCACATTGGGCCGCGCCGCGGTCCCGTCAGGCGCGTCCACGGGCGAACATGAGGCCCTGGAACTGCGCGACGGTGACAAGGCGCGCTACGGCGGAAAAGGCACGCTCAAAGCGGTTGCCAACGTAGACGGTATCATTGCCCCGAAGGTCAAGGGCATGGACCCGTTCAAGCAGAAAGAGCTCGATAAGTTCATGATAGCCCTCGACGGCACCCCGACGAAATCAAAATTAGGCGCGAACGCGATACTTGGCGTCTCTTTGGCGGCGGCAAGGGCGGCGGCGAACTCAAAAGGCCTTCCTTTATACAGGTATTTAGGCGGCACTAAAGCCGTGACACTGCCCGTACCATTAATGAATATAATCAACGGCGGCCTCCACGCGGACAACAGCCTCGACCTGCAGGAGTTCATGATCGCGCCCATCGGCGCGGCAAATTTCCACGAAGCCCTGCGCATGGGCGCCGAGACGTTCCATGCTTTAAAATCGATACTCAAGAAACGCGGCGACAGCACGGCCGTCGGCGATGAAGGCGGATTTGCGCCGAACCTCAAGTCCAACGAGGAAGCGCTCGAATTAATAGTCCAGGCGATAACCGCGGCCGGATACAAACCCGGTAAAGATATCTCTATAGCCCTCGACCCGGCGTCATCCTCGTTCTATAAGAACGGGGAATACGTATTTAAGGCCGAAGGCGCGAAAACCGCGGAAGATATGATCGATATGTACGCCGGCTGGATAGAAAAATATCCCATCGTTTCGATCGAAGACGGCCTCGCCGAGAACGACTGGGCCGGTTGGAAGAAGATGACGAAAGAGCTCGGCGGCAAGATCCAGCTCATCGGCGACGACCTCTTCGTCACGAACGTAAAATTCCTCAAAAAAGGCATCGAAGAAGGCTGCGCCAACTCGATACTTATCAAGGTCAACCAGATCGGCTCGCTTTCCGAGACGCTGGACACGATATCCCTTGCTTTAAAGAACGGCTATACCGCAGTGATCTCGCACCGTTCGGGTGAGACCGAGGACACGACGATAGCCGATCTGGCTGTTGCGACTAACGTCGGACAGATAAAGACCGGGTCGCTTTGCAGGAGCGAAAGGATCGCCAAATACAACCAGCTCCTTCGCATCGAGGAAGAGCTCGGCAAGAAGGCGGTCTACGGGGGACGCACTTGGAGAAAAAGAGGCTAG
- a CDS encoding septum formation initiator family protein yields MEKKRLGWKIGIAAAVLFAIFLPGISRYTQLKARQARLDSGIEKLRVGEVDLRKEQDKLQNDPTYIEKVARDKLQVANKGETIVRTKKKDGK; encoded by the coding sequence TTGGAGAAAAAGAGGCTAGGCTGGAAGATAGGCATAGCGGCGGCGGTATTGTTCGCGATATTCCTGCCGGGCATATCGAGATACACACAGCTTAAGGCGCGCCAGGCGAGGTTGGACAGCGGCATAGAGAAACTGAGGGTAGGAGAGGTGGACCTGCGAAAGGAGCAGGACAAGCTTCAGAACGACCCCACTTACATAGAGAAGGTAGCACGGGACAAGCTGCAGGTCGCCAATAAGGGCGAAACAATAGTAAGGACAAAGAAGAAGGATGGAAAGTAG
- a CDS encoding S1 RNA-binding domain-containing protein, translating to MESSATQEVKIDDVVDAEVMKIAEFGAFVKFGNKKGLIHISQVSDSYVKKVEDHLKVGDKVKAKIIKVSPDGKIDLTLKSGKEQASRQPRGQFPSGGRPQREHGGRRGGRPDSGFRENMSSSPEGKSFKASPFEDKLKNFLVDSGELQTDIKKHVEEKQGR from the coding sequence ATGGAAAGTAGCGCCACCCAGGAAGTAAAGATCGACGATGTAGTTGATGCCGAGGTCATGAAGATAGCCGAGTTCGGCGCCTTCGTGAAATTCGGGAACAAGAAGGGCCTGATCCATATTTCGCAGGTCTCCGATTCCTATGTGAAGAAAGTCGAGGACCATCTTAAGGTGGGCGACAAGGTCAAGGCGAAGATAATAAAAGTTTCGCCTGACGGCAAGATAGACCTCACCTTAAAGAGCGGCAAGGAACAGGCGTCGCGCCAGCCAAGGGGCCAGTTCCCCTCAGGCGGGCGCCCGCAGAGGGAACACGGAGGAAGGCGCGGCGGCCGCCCGGATTCGGGCTTCCGCGAGAACATGTCCTCCTCTCCCGAAGGGAAGTCCTTCAAGGCCTCGCCTTTTGAGGATAAGCTGAAGAATTTCCTTGTGGATAGCGGCGAGCTCCAGACCGACATCAAAAAACACGTCGAAGAGAAACAAGGCCGGTAA
- the purB gene encoding adenylosuccinate lyase, with product MIERYTLPRMGKIWEDQNRFQRMLDVELMACEAFARKKLIPNSALSEIKRRARFDVDRIKEIEKETKHDVIAFIKSISENVGPDAKYIHMGLTSSDVLDTGLSLQMRDAADILIDDLKRFLIALERKAKKYKNTPCVGRTHGVHAEPMTFGLKFALIYAEIQRDIARMEAARKGINVGKLSGAVGTFANVDPWVEEYVCKRLKLEPAPISTQVIQRDRHAQFLTTIAIIGGTLEKFATEIRALQRTEILEAEEPFTEGQKGSSAMPHKRNPVICERIAGLARVLRGNSLAAMENISLWHERDISHSSVERVIIPDSCILLDYMLNLATDVAMHMAVYPERMIENLERTKGLVFSQRVLLALIGKGLTRNEAYDMVQKCAMRVWKENIGFSAILTDDIDVTKYLTHEEVEACFDPGYYTKNVDRIYKRLGL from the coding sequence ATGATCGAAAGATACACCCTGCCCAGGATGGGTAAGATCTGGGAAGACCAGAACCGTTTCCAGCGGATGCTCGACGTGGAGCTAATGGCCTGCGAGGCGTTCGCGAGGAAGAAACTTATACCAAATTCCGCATTATCCGAGATCAAAAGGCGCGCCCGCTTCGACGTAGACCGCATCAAAGAGATCGAAAAAGAGACCAAGCACGACGTGATCGCTTTCATAAAGAGCATCTCCGAGAACGTCGGGCCGGACGCCAAATATATCCACATGGGCCTCACCTCAAGCGATGTCCTCGATACGGGGCTCTCGCTCCAGATGAGGGACGCGGCAGATATCCTTATCGACGACCTCAAGAGGTTCCTCATAGCGTTAGAGAGAAAAGCCAAAAAATACAAGAACACCCCGTGCGTCGGCAGGACACACGGGGTGCACGCCGAGCCGATGACGTTCGGCCTGAAATTCGCGCTTATTTACGCCGAGATACAGCGTGATATCGCCAGGATGGAAGCCGCGCGCAAGGGGATAAACGTGGGCAAATTATCCGGCGCGGTCGGGACATTCGCCAACGTCGACCCGTGGGTGGAGGAATACGTCTGCAAACGGCTGAAGCTTGAGCCCGCGCCGATATCGACGCAGGTCATCCAGCGCGACAGGCACGCGCAGTTCCTGACGACTATAGCCATAATAGGCGGCACGCTCGAGAAATTCGCGACAGAGATAAGGGCGCTCCAGAGGACCGAGATCCTCGAAGCGGAGGAGCCGTTTACCGAAGGGCAGAAGGGCTCATCGGCGATGCCGCACAAGAGGAATCCTGTGATATGCGAACGCATAGCAGGCCTCGCGAGGGTCCTGCGCGGGAACTCGCTGGCGGCGATGGAGAATATTTCGTTGTGGCACGAGAGGGACATATCGCACTCGTCTGTGGAGCGCGTCATAATCCCGGATTCGTGCATCCTCCTGGATTATATGCTGAACCTCGCCACGGATGTGGCGATGCATATGGCTGTCTATCCGGAACGGATGATAGAGAACCTCGAGAGGACGAAGGGCCTGGTATTCTCGCAGAGGGTGCTTTTGGCGCTCATAGGCAAGGGGCTCACGAGGAATGAGGCGTATGACATGGTCCAGAAATGCGCGATGCGCGTCTGGAAGGAGAACATCGGGTTCAGTGCGATATTAACGGACGATATCGACGTCACGAAATACCTGACGCACGAGGAGGTGGAAGCCTGCTTCGACCCGGGCTATTACACCAAGAACGTCGACAGGATATACAAACGGTTGGGGCTATGA
- a CDS encoding phosphoribosylaminoimidazolesuccinocarboxamide synthase: MTEKVKEEVLLTTENIPLKFFKRGKVRDIYELDGKLLIVATDRISCFDVVLSEGIPYKGKVLTQISKFWFDYLKEQSENHAVTFDMESLRDKLGDSTDILKDRSMLVKRTRPLPIECVVRGYLSGSGWREYKETGEICCIKLPKGLKESDQLPEPIFTPSTKEDIGHDLNITEFGARKKLGDRLYELVKGKAIAIYKKAAEYADSKGIIIADTKFEFGVTEEGKTILIDEVLTPDSSRFWPKEKYKPGGPQASFDKQFVRDYLESLNWPKAPPAPHLPEDIIKKTSKKYLEALRKLTDKEL; encoded by the coding sequence ATGACTGAAAAAGTAAAAGAAGAAGTTTTGCTTACCACCGAGAACATCCCGCTTAAATTCTTCAAACGCGGGAAGGTCCGCGATATCTACGAGCTTGACGGCAAATTGCTTATCGTCGCGACCGACAGGATATCATGTTTCGACGTGGTATTGTCCGAAGGCATCCCTTATAAAGGGAAGGTCCTGACACAGATATCCAAGTTCTGGTTTGATTACCTGAAAGAACAGAGCGAGAACCACGCGGTGACGTTCGACATGGAATCGCTGCGCGATAAACTCGGCGATTCGACGGATATATTAAAGGACCGCTCGATGCTGGTGAAGAGGACCCGGCCGCTTCCGATAGAATGCGTGGTCAGGGGATACCTCTCAGGTTCGGGGTGGAGGGAATACAAGGAGACCGGCGAGATATGCTGCATCAAACTGCCGAAGGGCCTCAAGGAATCCGACCAGCTGCCCGAGCCGATATTTACCCCCTCGACCAAGGAGGATATCGGCCACGACCTGAACATCACCGAGTTCGGCGCGAGGAAGAAGCTCGGCGACAGGCTTTATGAGCTCGTAAAGGGCAAGGCGATAGCGATATACAAGAAGGCCGCGGAATACGCGGATTCGAAAGGGATAATAATCGCCGACACGAAGTTCGAGTTCGGCGTTACCGAAGAGGGCAAGACGATACTTATCGATGAGGTCCTGACGCCGGATTCGTCGAGGTTCTGGCCAAAAGAGAAATACAAGCCGGGCGGGCCGCAGGCGAGTTTCGATAAGCAGTTCGTGCGGGATTATCTTGAAAGTTTAAATTGGCCCAAGGCCCCGCCGGCCCCTCACCTGCCCGAGGATATCATCAAAAAGACCAGCAAGAAGTATCTGGAGGCCTTAAGGAAATTAACCGATAAGGAGCTCTAA